The Candidatus Brocadiaceae bacterium genome includes the window CTTCCGCTGTGATATGTTGTTCGGCAATGAGATGAATAACGTCAACGAGTCGCCTTTTTTTAAAAATGTTGAACAGTTGACTACACAGGGGACAAAATCAGGTGAAGGATACTTTTCTGAAGATGGCAAACACTTGATCTTTCAGAGTGAACGGGAACCGGGGAATCCATTCTACCAGATTTACCTGATGGATTTAGGAACAAGAAAAATTCAGAGAGTTTCTCCCGGAACAGGAAAGACTACGTGCTCGTTTTTCAGGGCCCGCACCAATGAAGTGCTTTTTGCTTCGACCCATCATGATCCTGAAGCAAAAGCAAAACAACAGGCTGAAATAGATTTTCGCAAATCAGGAAAAATACGCCGTTTCACCTGGGATTATGACGAGTATTACGATATTTTCTCCGCGCAGAGAGACGGGAGTAAATTGAAACGTTTAACAAATGCGATAGGGTACGATGCGGAGGCTGCCTATTCGCCTGATGGAAGCAAAATTGTTTTCTGTTCTCTGCGTGATGGCTTCCCACCGGAAAAACTATCAGCCGAGGACCAGAAACATTTTCACAAAAATCCTTCATACTTTGGAGAAATCTACATCATGAACGCGGATGGTTCAGAGCAAAAAAGGCTGACTAATTGGCCCGGCTATGACGGAGGACCTTTTTTTAGCCCTGATGGAAAGAGAATCGTCTGGAGGCATTTTAGTGAGAATGGCATGCTTGCGGATATTTACACGATGCGTTTAGACGGCTCCGATGTCCGCAGGTTGACCGATTTTGGTTGTATGTCGTGGGCCCCTTATTTTCATCCCTCTGGAGAATACGTAGTTTTTCATTCAAACAGAATGGGGTTTAAAAATTATGAACTTTACCTTGTTGACGCGCTTGGGAACAAAGAGCCTGCGCGGGCGACCTATAATACTGTGTTTGATGGATTACCCGTTTTTTCTCCTGACGGAAAGCACATTGCTTGGACTTCAAACAGGACTATCGATAAAAGCTCTCAGCTCTTCATGGCAGAGTGGGACCATACGGCTGCTTTGGCAGCTCTCAATTCAGCGCCGAAAAGACAAACTCATAAGCCTTTGCAACCACCACACAGTATTCAGGGTTTGGAAAAACAACAAAGGCCGGAATAACAAGTATGTTCTATGAGATATACAGGGAAATGGTGTCCCATGCAAAGCAGGCATTGGAAGGAGAAGAATGATGATGTATAGATTTTTTCTGATATTCATATCTCTGCATAGTTTTATTTTCATGAGCGCATGCAATATAGATGAATCTATAAATTCAAAACAGAAAGAGACTATCATGACATTTGAAATAATGAAACCCGAGGAAGAATGGAAACAATTGCTTGATCAAAAACAATTTGAAGTCACCAGAAAAAAGGGCACGGAGCCCCCGTTTACCGGAAAATACTGGAATTACAAAGAAGCCGGAATATACCGGTGTGTCTGTTGTGGCAACGATTTGTTTGATTCTAAGGCAAAATTTGACTCCGGCACCGGCTGGCCAAGTTTTTGGGAAGCATGTTCTCGTGAGAATATTACCTGTGTATCTGACGCAAGTCATGGTATGAGACGTACAGAAGTTCTGTGTAAAAAGTGCGGAGCCCACCTGGGACATGTATTTGAGGATGGTCCGCCGCCTACCGGATCGCGGTATTGTATTAATTCCGCATCTCTGCGCTTTATCCCCGAGAAGAAAGAATAGTTTTTGTTGCGTTGAAAAATTCGGGGAAAAGCGTTTGCGTAAAATATCTAACTCTTGGACTGCTTTACTGTATGTGAAAATTTTGGCGCATAGTACGGAAAAATCAGGAAATTATATATGAAATACGGGATGACAACCAACACAAAAACACCGCTGATAGTAAAATCAGGATACTGGGACTGGAATATTGAAAAGAAAGCGCTCTGGTGGTCCGAAGATGTTTACAGGATATTTGATGTATCCACTCAGGAATTTGATGGGACATATGAATCGTTTTTACGTTTTGTTCATCCGGAAGACAAAGAATTTGTTAAAAACGCCATTCATGGGGCATTGCAACAAAAAAAACCCTATCACATCGAACATCGTATTGTCATGCCTGATAACTCAGAAAAAATTATCCATGCCCAGGCGGAAGTATTTTTTAACAAAACGGGCATACCTGTTCGAATGTTTGGCACAATGCAGGATATTACAGAAAGCATAAATGCAGAGGTAGAGTTAAAGCTGGCAGACATTGTATTTAAAAATACCCTTGATGGTGTTTTGGTTACAAACAAAGATACCGTGATTCTTTCAGTGAATCCCTCTTTTACTAGAATAACCGGCTATAACGCCAGCGAGACAATCGGCCAGACTCCACGTATTTTGAAATCCCATCGACACGATGTCGAATTTTACAAGGACATGTGGAGTTCCCTGTTACAGAAAGGCCAATGGCAGGGAGAAATCTGGAACAGAAGAAAAAACGGCGAGGTGTTTCTGGAATGGCTAAGCATTCTTGCCAGTAAGAATGAAAGAGGGAAGCCGGATACCTTTGTTGCTGTGTTTAAAGATATAACAGAAGTAAGAGAAAAAGAAGAATATATAAAGCACCTGGCATATCATGATGCGCTGACAAATTTACCAAATCGTTTATTGTTTCACGATCGATTACAACAAACGTTGACGTCTGCTCGACGCCATGCAAACATTATTGCCGTCATATTTATAGACCTTGATCGATTCAAACATATCAATGATACCCTGGGACACAATGTCGGTGATGCGCTGTTACAGGAGGTTGCATCGCGTTTAAAAGGTTCTGTGCGTCGGGAAGATACCGTTTCCCGGCTGGGTGGCGATGAATTTGTTGTCCTTTTGCCAGACATTAAGGAAGTGGATGATGCCGCCCTTGTTGCTAAGAAGATCCTTTCCGTATTGTCAAAACCCTATACGCTCTACGGGCATGAACTCATTGTTACTGCCAGCTTGGGAATAAGCGCTTACCCTGGTGACGGAGATGATGTAGAAATACTTATGAAAAATGCGGACACTGCTATGTACCATGCTAAAGAGCATGGGAAAAATACCTATCACTTTTTTGAGGCAAATATGACTGGAGAATAACTTCCTCCACGCACTTGATCGGGGGCCGTTTTTGCTCTACTATCAACCACGGGCAGACATTGAAACAGGTAAGATCAAAGGCAAGGTCTTAAGAACGTTTTGTAACTGGTCACAAAGGCCAAGGTTGAACTGGTGAGGCGTTAACTACAGGGCATTTGAATTCCAATATTTATTCGCGAGACAAAGGTTGTATGACACGGGAAATAATGTATCTGTTACGGGAAATCCACCGGTACAGCACTATAAGTAATTGTCTGGTTACGGAGACCTTACACAACAGGTATAACCATCTGAAGCCTCTCAATCGTTTAAGAATTTCCGGCAATAGTTCATTATCCTCAAGAATTCGATTGTCCGGGAGTATTAGCTGCAGAGACCGCAGGCAAGCCTCTTCAGTTATCTCAGGATATCTTCTTTTCCTCTCCTCTGATTGACAGGGGAGAAACTCAAAGACCTCTTTTCGGATCGCATGGAGTTCGACCCACTTCATGCATCCCCGGCACAAGCTGCACCGGCTGTCGTAAATAAGGACAACACTTCTCATCTTCAAGCATTATAAAAACTAACGTATTTCCACCTCACAAAGCTTAATGCCTGACAAATTTGATACGTCTCTGGTTTTCCTTGAGCCATCATACTCGCTTTCCAGAACGGCATTACCATTATTGTAGATGGAAACGGGCACGCTGTTAATATTCCTTTGAAACAGAAATTTATAATGGAATTGCGTGCGGCTTCCTGAATTTTTGGTAATAACGGCCACGATTCTATTTTTCCCCGGCACTAGTTTGGCGCTTGCATCACAAAACCCCCTCTTTTTCATCATTTCCGCTTGCTGTGTTTCTAAAAAAACCAGGGCAACCTCATCACCCGCGGTCAATTCCTCGAGATAAAACCCCAAACCCTGGATTCCGTCTTCAACAATGATCTTTAATGGTTTGCTATGGGTAATTCTCATGGTATCTTCCCATGCGGCAGGATCTTTCAAAAAATAATCCACAATTTTTCCCATTGCGAAACTTTTGCCGGAAATCGAAAAAAGCAGAAAGAAAGCAAATAAATATTGATAGTATTTCATAGTACGGTCTCTTCATGCTTGGGACAACAAAGATGTCTTCTGTTTTGTTTATCGGTACAAATGATTTATCCTAATGTAACGTTCTACATTTTCAGGGACTAAATATCGAATGCTCCTTCCCTCACGCAACCGGTCCCTGATTTCTGAAGAAGATATTCCAATGGGAGGAATCCTGACCATTAATTTTTCAATCGGTGTGTTTTTTTCATCACTCAAGATCGTGTCAGGAAGAAATTTTCCTTCTGGATAGTTTTGAAATCGATTGACAACAACAAAATGACAGATCCCGGAAAGTTCTTCAATGTTTTTCCATGTGCGTATTTCCTGCATCATGTCTGTTCCGACAATAAGATATAATTTGTTTTTTTCACCGTGTATTTCCCGGAAAAGTCTGATGGTATCTATGGTATAGGACTTGCCTGACCGCTTAATTTCCAGATCGGAAACTTCAAAGTGGGTATTTCCCTGTATTGCCTCTTTCACCATCTGGTATCGGTGTGAAGCATCTATCAAATTTGCAACCTCCTTATGAGGGGAAATACCCGTAGGGATAAAAACCACTTTTGCTAATGCGCGTTCTTGAAAAACTTCTTCAGCGACAATCAGATGACCTATGTGGATCGGATTAAATGACCCTCCAAAAATGCCAATTTTCATGCTGTTGTGTAATTGTTCAATAGCTCTGTGTTTATTCTGATAATCTGAAAAAGCTTCAAAACTGCATTATATGAATGCGCGGAAATAAGTCAATTAAAATGGAATCCTTTTTCGTTGACTCATGTGAATTCGTGTGTTAGCATTTCATCGTTTATCACGTATATACGGGATTGGGCTTAAAGGGAAAGGAAATTTTGAACAGAGAGGTGTTTTTTGAAAACCGTCTATTTTGATTGCTTTTCCGGTGTCAGCGGAGACATGACACTTGGGGCCTTTGTTGACGCGGGACTGGATATAAACCTGTTACAAGAACAACTGGCCCTCCTGAAACTCGATAATTATGAAATATCAGCGGAGAAGGTAAAGCGAGCTGGTATTGCAGGCACACGGGTTCACATAAAAATCCTTTCAAGGGAACAACTTCAGTCCTCCGGTGCCAGTAAACACAGCACACATCTTTCGCTGTCAGGCATACAAAAAATTATCGAGAAGAGCACCCTTCATCAGGATATTAAAAGCAACAGCATAAAAATTTTCTGCAGACTGGCAGCTGTTGAGGCAAAAGTCCATAATACATCAATAGAAGAGGTCCATTTTCATGAGGTTGGGGCCATGGACTCCATCATGGATATTGTTGGTTCTGCGATTGCTTTACAGTATTTCGGGATTAAAAAAGTGTATTTTTCTCCCATTCCCACAGGATCAGGATATGTAGCCTGCGAACACGGCACATTCCCGGTCCCCGCGCCTGCAACAGCGGAACTCCTGAAAACATATCAGCTGAAATCCGTTCATGTAGAAAAAGAACTGACGACACCAACGGGTGCGGCAATCCTTACCACACTGGGCACAGGACTTCATACAAACCCGGAAATGAGAATTTCATACATTGGTTATGGTGCCGGAAGCTATGACAATCCCTCTATTCCGAATTTATTACGTATCTTTATAGGAGAAACCGCAGTCAGTAACGAATCCGATGAAATGTGGATTGTAGAGACAAATATCGACGACATGTCCGGTGAAGTATTGGGGTATGCTATGGAAAAGTTGTTTGAAGCAGGGGCCGTTGATGTTTATTTGACTCCTATACAGATGAAAAAAGGAAGACCGGGGACGATGATCAGCGCTATCGTGTCAGAGCCTTATCTCCCAGCAATAGAACTTCTTTTCTTTCAGCAAACAACAACCTTCGGCATAAGAAAATATAAAGTTGCCCGTACAATACTCACGCGAGAATCACGGGCGCTGGACTGTCAATGGGGTAAAATACAAGTAAAGATTGGAAAATTGAATAACGAGGTTACCAGTTTTTCTCCTGAATATGAAGATTGCAAGAGAGTCGCAGAAGAACAAGGTATTCCTCTCAAACAAGTCTATAGCATGATTTCAAAAAATTTTTACAGAAGCACGGATCCCTAGGCCAGGCGAGCCGGAACCAAAGAAGGGCTAATACAGTCCCTGTCTGCGCCTGTCTGTGCAATACACCAGGATAAGGGCCATGACAGGCAGGCAAATCTCAAATCACAAACGATACATTCTAACTCAGTGCTACCACAAGCACATGTCAGAAATGGCGTGAAACAACGGCAGGAATGTCGTTGTAGTCATTTTGTAAGAGTTGCACAGGATGCGCTTAAGTCAATTCACCGGAATGTGTTTGTTCGTTGGATTTTTTAATTTTGTGCGTATGAACAGATTCTTATGATATACAAAAATTCCAAAATAATCGCATATCGAAATCCCTATATTTTTGTGGTAGTCATTGTGTGCCTGTCTTTCACGGTCTATGGAAATTCTCTTCTGAATCAATTTGCTTATGATGATGAATTTACCATCGTAAACAACCATTTCATAAAGACGTGGAATAATGTGGCGCTCCTTTTTACAAACGATTATTTCAAATTTTCCGGAGAATTGAGCTATCGTCCCTTTGTCACCCTGTCGTACTTTATCGATTATACCTTGTGGGGATTAAACCCCTTTGGGTTTCACCTGACGAATGTATTTTTACACACAACCAATACCGTTCTGTTCTTTTTTCTGCTCATGCGGCTTTTCCATGACCGTATTGTTTCTTTTGTTGCAGCGCTCATATTTTCC containing:
- the msrB gene encoding peptide-methionine (R)-S-oxide reductase MsrB, with translation MTFEIMKPEEEWKQLLDQKQFEVTRKKGTEPPFTGKYWNYKEAGIYRCVCCGNDLFDSKAKFDSGTGWPSFWEACSRENITCVSDASHGMRRTEVLCKKCGAHLGHVFEDGPPPTGSRYCINSASLRFIPEKKE
- a CDS encoding diguanylate cyclase; translated protein: MKYGMTTNTKTPLIVKSGYWDWNIEKKALWWSEDVYRIFDVSTQEFDGTYESFLRFVHPEDKEFVKNAIHGALQQKKPYHIEHRIVMPDNSEKIIHAQAEVFFNKTGIPVRMFGTMQDITESINAEVELKLADIVFKNTLDGVLVTNKDTVILSVNPSFTRITGYNASETIGQTPRILKSHRHDVEFYKDMWSSLLQKGQWQGEIWNRRKNGEVFLEWLSILASKNERGKPDTFVAVFKDITEVREKEEYIKHLAYHDALTNLPNRLLFHDRLQQTLTSARRHANIIAVIFIDLDRFKHINDTLGHNVGDALLQEVASRLKGSVRREDTVSRLGGDEFVVLLPDIKEVDDAALVAKKILSVLSKPYTLYGHELIVTASLGISAYPGDGDDVEILMKNADTAMYHAKEHGKNTYHFFEANMTGE
- a CDS encoding DUF393 domain-containing protein, translated to MKWVELHAIRKEVFEFLPCQSEERKRRYPEITEEACLRSLQLILPDNRILEDNELLPEILKRLRGFRWLYLLCKVSVTRQLLIVLYRWISRNRYIISRVIQPLSRE
- the nadD gene encoding nicotinate-nucleotide adenylyltransferase, whose protein sequence is MKIGIFGGSFNPIHIGHLIVAEEVFQERALAKVVFIPTGISPHKEVANLIDASHRYQMVKEAIQGNTHFEVSDLEIKRSGKSYTIDTIRLFREIHGEKNKLYLIVGTDMMQEIRTWKNIEELSGICHFVVVNRFQNYPEGKFLPDTILSDEKNTPIEKLMVRIPPIGISSSEIRDRLREGRSIRYLVPENVERYIRINHLYR
- the larC gene encoding nickel pincer cofactor biosynthesis protein LarC; the encoded protein is MKTVYFDCFSGVSGDMTLGAFVDAGLDINLLQEQLALLKLDNYEISAEKVKRAGIAGTRVHIKILSREQLQSSGASKHSTHLSLSGIQKIIEKSTLHQDIKSNSIKIFCRLAAVEAKVHNTSIEEVHFHEVGAMDSIMDIVGSAIALQYFGIKKVYFSPIPTGSGYVACEHGTFPVPAPATAELLKTYQLKSVHVEKELTTPTGAAILTTLGTGLHTNPEMRISYIGYGAGSYDNPSIPNLLRIFIGETAVSNESDEMWIVETNIDDMSGEVLGYAMEKLFEAGAVDVYLTPIQMKKGRPGTMISAIVSEPYLPAIELLFFQQTTTFGIRKYKVARTILTRESRALDCQWGKIQVKIGKLNNEVTSFSPEYEDCKRVAEEQGIPLKQVYSMISKNFYRSTDP